From the genome of Saccharomyces kudriavzevii IFO 1802 strain IFO1802 genome assembly, chromosome: 16:
TTCCAACCCAAGCAGTGTATGATATGATTTGGGAAGATGGAGGAGCTGAAGGTTGGATTCAAAACACAATGActctattgaaaagaaatccaAGAAACCATTAAATACGGATGCCTACTTATTAATTGTATGTACGTTCATTTATAGACTAACCAGATATCGTGTGTACGTATAGGGCAatataaacttttttttttttggttttcacTCATAAAATAGCTGGTTACACTATAAATTATGTTCATGATTTCTTCGCCCGATGCGTTAGATTATGAAGAAGTCAAAATGCTATAATCTAGCACCTTCAAATAAACAGACTTTGCCGTGAAAATAAGAGATTTTTGAGGAAGCAATAACCTCAGTATGCATCTTGCTAAATTCAAAGTGAGTGCTTCTTCACTCCGATCATTCCGATTGTTAGTATTCGTTAAGAAAGCACATTACCATCACGGAACCCATGATATAGATCTATTCCatgacaaaaattggaTTGTCAGAGGGCCCAAATTCCTCCATTTGCCTGAAAGTGAGCGGACAAAACTAGACATATTCCAATTCAATATCAATCGAGGTGAAAGCGACAATGTTTATCTGCAGGATTCCTGTTTCAAAGATAATCTTGACAAAGCGATGCAATTCATCTATAACGAAAAATTATCATCCTTGGACGCCAAACAAGTACCGATAAAGAATCTTGCTTGGTTGAAGTTAAGAGATTCTATATATCAACAACTAAAAGATCCGAGGCAGCAATCTCAAACTTACGTACCTCCGATAAGTGAAATTATACATCCTTCCTCCCCAAATAACTTAGTCCCATTGCTGATAAATTGCAATAAAATCAACAACTCCATTTGGAAAGCAATCCTGAAAAATGGCCAGAGCAACGATATTAGCACTTTGGATAAATTTATTCACATTTTGCAACAAACTTTCGACCATACGTATGAACAGAATATATTACCCATGATGATGAATGCAAATGATACAGATGGCGCCCACAATGTTGATATAACAAATCCGGCGGAATGGTTCTCAGAGGCAAGAAAGATTAGAAGGCATATAATCATGCATATTGGACCTACAAATTCCGGTAAAACCTATAGAGCACTACGGAAACTAAAATCCGTGGACCGCGGATACTATGCAGGACCATTAAGATTATTAGCGAGAGAAGTATATGAtagatttcaaaatgaaaaagtcaGATGTAATTTGTTGACTGGCGAGGAAGTTATTCGCGATTTAGACGATAAGGGAAATCCGGCGGGGCTTACCTCAGGCACGGTAGAGATGGTGCCaataaaccaaaaatttgatgttgttgttcttgaTGAGATTCAGATGATGTCTGATGTGGATCGTGGTTGGGCTTGGACAAACGCACTGTTGGGTGTAGTCTCCAAGGAGGTTCATCTTTGTGGTGAAAAGAGCGTTCTGCCTTTGGTCAAAAGCATCGTTAAAATGACCGGCGATAAACTGACAATTAACGAATATGAGAGATTAGGAAAATTAACCGTTGAAGACAAACCCGTGGTAGATGGTATCAAAGGTTTACGTAAAGGAGACTGTGTGGTTGCATtttcgaagaagaaaatcttggaTCTCAAGCTAAAAATTGAGAAGGATACCAGTTTGAAAGTAGCTGTAATATATGGTTCTCTACCACCAGAAACGCGTGTTCAACAAGCTTCCCTATTTAACAAAGGAGAATATGATGTAATGGTAGCATCAGATGCTATCGGTATGGGGCTAAATCTATCTATTGACAGAGTTGTGTTCACCACGAATATGAAATATAATGGTGAGGAACTAATGGAAATGACCTCCTCCCAAATCAAACAAATAGGTGGTCGTGCGGGAAGATTCAAGTCTAGATCCACCAGTGACGACATTCCTCAAGGTTTTATTACCAGTTTCGAATCGAAAGTCCTGAAAAGTGTAAGAAAAGCTATAGAGTCACCAGTcgaatatttgaaaactgCCGTTACGTGGCCTACAGATGAAATATGTGCTCACTTAATGACTCAATTCCCACCAGGTACGCCGGCTAGCGCCTTGTTGCAAACTATTTCAGATGAGCTGGAAAAAAGCTCTGACAAGTTGTTCACCCTATctgatttgaagaacaaggTGAAAATCATTGGATTATTCGAGCAAATGGAGGATATTCCATTTCTCGACAAACTGAAGCTAAGCAACGCTCCCGTTAAGGATATGCCTATGGTCACAAATGCGTTTACGAAATTCTGTGAAACAATAGCGAAGAGGCACACAAGAGGTCTATTGTCGTACCAATTGCCTTTCAACCTGCTGAACTACAATTGTATACCCAACGAAAGTTATTCGCTGGAAGTTTACGAGTCATTGTACAACATCATCACACTATATTTCTGGTTGAGTAACAGATACCCAAACTACTTCATTGACATGGAATCTGCCAGGGACATGAAATATTTCTGCGAAATGATTATCTTCGAAAAACTTGATcgtttgaagaagaacccCTACGCACGCAAGCCATTTGCCCCGACAAAAGGCCACTTTCCTTCTTCGAAAAGAAGATCCCATACATAAATACGATATACCCTGTAAATATAAATACCTACACCGCCTTAATCACCAACACAATACAGCCTTGGCATAGTGTCATTGTTGGGCCTGGTCGGGTTTATCGTTTCCCAATGTGTACATCGCTTATAACGAGGTGCCTGTCGTTTACCGCTCAAGCCGGTTTTTTCGCTGGAGAGTGCGGTGCTACTAGCCCACCACATGTTCGTGGCCAGGTTGATAGGTTACCGTTGAGCAAAGGGCAGTCAAGTATataaaagaggaagatagTGTCTGCATTGAAGGTGTTAATCGGTCTCTTTGTTTTCCGTTTTCGCTGATTAAACTTCCCTAGCACACGCGCCGtatcatatatatttgCACAGAATAGACGAACTCAAAATGTCTCAAAACGTTTACATTGTATCGACCGCCAGAACCCCAATTGGTTCATTCCAAGGTTCTTTATCTTCCAAGACAGCTGTGGAATTGGGTGCTGCTGCTTTGAAAGGTGCCCTAGCCAAGGTTCCAGAATTGGATGCCTCCAAAGACTTCGATGAAATCATCTTCGGTAACGTCCTTTCTGCTAATTTGGGACAGGCCCCAGCTAGACAAGTCGCTTTGACCGCTGGTTTGGGAAACCATATCGTCGCTAGTACGGTTAACAAAGTTTGTGCATCCGCCATGAAAGCTATCATTTTGGGTGCTCAATCCATCAAGTGTGGCAATGCTGATGTAGTCGTGGCCGGTGGCTGCGAATCCATGACCAACGCTCCATACTACATGCCAGCGGCCCGTGGGGGAGCTAAGTTTGGTCAGACTGTTCTCATTGACGGTGTCGAAAGAGACGGGCTCAACGATGCGTACGATGGCTTAGCCATGGGTGTTCATGCAGAAAAGTGTGCTCGTGATTGGGATATTACCAGAGAACAACAGGACAACTTTGCCATTGAATCCTACCAAAAATCTCAAAAATCTCAAAAGGAAGGGAAATTTGACAGGGAAATTGTACCAGTTACAATCAAAGGATTCAGAGGAAAGCCAGATACTCAAGTGgcaaatgatgaagagcCAGCTAGACTGCacgttgaaaaattgaaatcgGCAAGAACTGTTTTCCAGAGAGAGAATGGTACCGTCACTGCTGCCAACGCTTCTCCAATCAACGATGGTGCCGCAGCTGTCATTTTGGTGTCTGAAAAGATCttaaaggaaaagaatttgaaacCTCTAGCTATTATCAAGGGTTGGGGTGAAGCTGCTCACCAACCGGCTGATTTCACATGGGCTCCATCTCTTGCTGTTCCAAAGGCTTTGAAACATGCTGGTATCGAAGATATCAGCTCCGTAGACTACTTTGAGTTTAACGAAGCCTTTTCCGTGGTCGGCCTGGTCAACACTAAGATCTTGAAGCTAGATCCATCGAAGGTTAATGTATACGGTGGTGCTGTTGCCTTAGGGCATCCATTGGGTTGCTCTGGTGCCAGAGTGGTCGTTACTCTGCTATCCATTCTACAACAAGAAGGAGGTAAGATCGGTGTTGCTGCCATCTGTAATGGTGGCGGTGGTGCTTCATCCATCgtcattgaaaagatatgATCGCATTCTAAGTTTTCCATAATCTTCTCTAAAAcacataaatatataaatggCTTTATATATAACAAGCATAATTTAAAGTTTTATTTGCAG
Proteins encoded in this window:
- the ERG10 gene encoding acetyl-CoA C-acetyltransferase (similar to Saccharomyces cerevisiae ERG10 (YPL028W); ancestral locus Anc_8.479), which produces MSQNVYIVSTARTPIGSFQGSLSSKTAVELGAAALKGALAKVPELDASKDFDEIIFGNVLSANLGQAPARQVALTAGLGNHIVASTVNKVCASAMKAIILGAQSIKCGNADVVVAGGCESMTNAPYYMPAARGGAKFGQTVLIDGVERDGLNDAYDGLAMGVHAEKCARDWDITREQQDNFAIESYQKSQKSQKEGKFDREIVPVTIKGFRGKPDTQVANDEEPARLHVEKLKSARTVFQRENGTVTAANASPINDGAAAVILVSEKILKEKNLKPLAIIKGWGEAAHQPADFTWAPSLAVPKALKHAGIEDISSVDYFEFNEAFSVVGLVNTKILKLDPSKVNVYGGAVALGHPLGCSGARVVVTLLSILQQEGGKIGVAAICNGGGGASSIVIEKI
- the SUV3 gene encoding ATP-dependent RNA helicase SUV3 (similar to Saccharomyces cerevisiae SUV3 (YPL029W); ancestral locus Anc_8.480), translated to MHLAKFKVSASSLRSFRLLVFVKKAHYHHGTHDIDLFHDKNWIVRGPKFLHLPESERTKLDIFQFNINRGESDNVYLQDSCFKDNLDKAMQFIYNEKLSSLDAKQVPIKNLAWLKLRDSIYQQLKDPRQQSQTYVPPISEIIHPSSPNNLVPLLINCNKINNSIWKAILKNGQSNDISTLDKFIHILQQTFDHTYEQNILPMMMNANDTDGAHNVDITNPAEWFSEARKIRRHIIMHIGPTNSGKTYRALRKLKSVDRGYYAGPLRLLAREVYDRFQNEKVRCNLLTGEEVIRDLDDKGNPAGLTSGTVEMVPINQKFDVVVLDEIQMMSDVDRGWAWTNALLGVVSKEVHLCGEKSVLPLVKSIVKMTGDKLTINEYERLGKLTVEDKPVVDGIKGLRKGDCVVAFSKKKILDLKLKIEKDTSLKVAVIYGSLPPETRVQQASLFNKGEYDVMVASDAIGMGLNLSIDRVVFTTNMKYNGEELMEMTSSQIKQIGGRAGRFKSRSTSDDIPQGFITSFESKVLKSVRKAIESPVEYLKTAVTWPTDEICAHLMTQFPPGTPASALLQTISDELEKSSDKLFTLSDLKNKVKIIGLFEQMEDIPFLDKLKLSNAPVKDMPMVTNAFTKFCETIAKRHTRGLLSYQLPFNLLNYNCIPNESYSLEVYESLYNIITLYFWLSNRYPNYFIDMESARDMKYFCEMIIFEKLDRLKKNPYARKPFAPTKGHFPSSKRRSHT